The DNA sequence GTGGACAATCTCTTTGAGGGACATGTCTTCCCAAGGAGCTCCCTCTACTCGGGGTGTAAAGGCCAATCCCGGCACCGGGGCGCGTTTGATCTCCAGATGCTTCTCGGTTATAACCTTATCGGCCAATAATACAGCCCGGCGAATGACCGACCGGAGCTGCCGTACGTTTCCCGGCCAGTTATACGACATCAGGGCTTCGATACAGTCCTCGGTCAACTGCTGGACGTTCTTCTGCAATTCTTTGTTCGTCAGGTCAATAAACCGTTTTGCCAGATACGGAATGTCTTCCCGACGTTGCCGCAGAGGTGGAACCGAAATGGTAAAATCATTGAGGCGGAAAAAGAGATCTTCGCGCATCTGCCCCGCTGCCACCATGGCCTGAAGCTCCTGGTTGCTGGCCGTAATCAGGCGCACATCGATCTTGATCGGCTTGTTGCTGCCCAGCCGTAGAACCTTTTTTTCCTGGAGGACGCGTAACAATTTTGCCTGAGAGCCTAGAGGCAGATTGCTGATCTCATCCAAAAACAGCGTACCTCCCTGTGCCGCCTCAAACTTGCCCGCCTTGGAGATCGCCGCCCCGGTAAAGGCCCCCTTTTGATAGCCGAAAAGTTCGCTTTCAATCAGTGACTCAGGGATGGCGCCGCAATCCAGGGGAATAAACGGCGCCTGGGCCCGCGGGCTCAATTTGTATATGGCGCGGGCCACCAACTCCTTGCCGGAACCGGTTTCACCCTGGATGATGACACTAAAGTCAGAATGGGCCACCCGATTTACCTCCCGAATGATGTGGGTGACGGCGTCACTGGGTCCCATCATGATTCGCAGGCAATTATCCTGGGAAATTTCTTGGGAATGGGGTTGGCGGTATCTTTCCCCTTCAGTC is a window from the Desulfobacca acetoxidans DSM 11109 genome containing:
- a CDS encoding sigma-54-dependent transcriptional regulator → MQKNKRTVLVVDDDHDLNLMLCTLMEKIGLTPVSAYSGEMALETLSSVNPDLMLVDVKMPGIDGMEVLKWVRETASHVPVILITAYADIPSAVTAMRAGAFDYLAKPFNHGEVIQVVRAALTEGERYRQPHSQEISQDNCLRIMMGPSDAVTHIIREVNRVAHSDFSVIIQGETGSGKELVARAIYKLSPRAQAPFIPLDCGAIPESLIESELFGYQKGAFTGAAISKAGKFEAAQGGTLFLDEISNLPLGSQAKLLRVLQEKKVLRLGSNKPIKIDVRLITASNQELQAMVAAGQMREDLFFRLNDFTISVPPLRQRREDIPYLAKRFIDLTNKELQKNVQQLTEDCIEALMSYNWPGNVRQLRSVIRRAVLLADKVITEKHLEIKRAPVPGLAFTPRVEGAPWEDMSLKEIVHRSTCTVEREVLIQALKYTKGNKAKAARLLQIDYKTIHTKLKQFGIKWSGGNYD